A single genomic interval of Coccidioides posadasii str. Silveira chromosome 1, complete sequence harbors:
- a CDS encoding uncharacterized protein (EggNog:ENOG410PJTU~COG:A~BUSCO:11117at33183), with translation MGRLVYVREDREAEPRFTGPPHRDAGGAGRGGFGGGYGSFASRQIYVNNLPFNVGWQDLKDLFRQATQQGTVARADVHLDPNGRPKGSGIVAFENVEDARNAIQQFNGYEWHGRTLEVREDRFAGSTPGGFGGRGGFGGFGGRGGFGGGRGGFAGRGGYGGYGGRGGFGGGYGGGAGGFDGGASIPPNPFTDFATYGGERSATIYVRNLPWSTCNEDLVELFSTIGKVERAEIQYEANGRSRGTGVVQFDTVENAETAISKFTGYQYGGRPLGLTFVKYLNANSGDAIDATADQPSGITQDQIM, from the exons ATGGGAAGACTTGTTTATGTTCGCGAG GATCGTGAGGCGGAACCCCGATTCACTGGACCTCCCCACCGAGACGCCGGAGGCGCCGGCCGCGGTGGTTTTGGCGGAGGTTACGGATCATTTGCAAGCCGTCAAATTTATGTCAATAAC CTTCCATTCAATGTTGGCTGGCAGGATCTGAAGGATCTTTTCCGCCAAGCCA CACAGCAAGGTACCGTTGCACGTGCTGATGTGCATCTCGATCCAAATGGACGCCCGAAAGGTTCCGGAATAGTTGCATTTGAGAACGTGGAGGATGCACGCAATGCTATTCAACAGTTCAATGGCTATGAATGGCATGGTCGAACTCTGGAGGTACGTGAAGATCGTTTCGCAGGTTCCACTCCAGGTGGATTTGGGGGTCGGGGTGGTTTCGGCGGCTTCGGCGGCCGTGGTGGTTTTGGCGGTGGTCGAGGTGGGTTCGCTGGTCGTGGCGGCTATGGCGGCTATGGCGGAAGAGGTGGGTTTGGAGGGGGTTATGGCGGCGGAGCTGGTGGTTTTGATGGCGGTGCCTCCATCCCCCCGAACCCATTTACAGATTTTGCAACCTACGGTGGAGAACGGAGTGCCACTATCTACGTCCGCAAT TTGCCATGGTCGACCTGCAACGAGGACTTAGTTGAGTTATTTTCTACGATCGGCAAAGTGGAACGCGCCGAAATCCAGTACGAGGCAAATGGCAGATCACGCGGTACTGGTGTCGTCCAGTTTGATACAGTTGAGAACGCAGAGACTGCAATCA GCAAGTTTACAGGCTACCAATACGGAGGTCGTCCTCTCGGCCTGACATTTGTCAAGTACCTGAATGCCAACTCCGGCGATGCCATAGACGCTACTGCAGACCAACCCTCCGGTATTACCCAGGATCAAATCATGTAA
- a CDS encoding uncharacterized protein (EggNog:ENOG410PJTU~COG:A), which translates to MADVYRPHQRERSRSPRRRSRSPRRSRRSYSPRSRSRSREDYRRNDRRSRSPMSGAAGTSGGYPGSGYGGRSGGPPTRSYEDRAFAKEQMMQAVRESSQQDRRVYVGNLSYDVKWHHLKDFMRQAGEVLFADVLLLPNGMSKVGVNA; encoded by the exons atgg CCGACGTTTATCGACCCCATCAA CGTGAGAGGTCGCGTTCTCCACGCCGACGTTCTCGCAGCCCTCGTCGAAGCCGCCGTTCCTACTCTCCACGCAGCCGTTCCCGCAGCCGTGAAGACTACCGTCGTAACGACCGGCGATCGAGATCACCTATGAGCGGGGCAGCTGGCACTTCTGGTGGTTATCCAGGCTCTGGATACGGAGGACGAAGTGGTGGTCCGCCTACTCGTTCCTACGAAGATCGTGCGTTCGCCAAAGAACAGATGATGCAGGCTGTTCGCGAGTCTTCCCAACAAGACCGCCGTGTCTATGTTGGAAATTTGTCATACGATGTCAAATGGCATCATCTTAAAGATTTCATGAGACAGG CCGGAGAGGTTCTCTTTGCCGATGTCTTGTTACTTCCCAATGGAATGTCGAAGGTGGGCGTCAATGCGTAG
- a CDS encoding uncharacterized protein (EggNog:ENOG410PJBD~COG:C~BUSCO:9238at33183) has product MGRGVSCETIHRHQQHLKWSKANTPVLTIDSGDTVTFDALDGSNGQINKSSTVDALDTFDVNLADPAFGPIYVNGAEPGDALKVEILNLELGDWGWTAIMPGFGLLEDEFLNPALKIWDIDPNLPYVKFKDGIHIRKQPFLGVMGVAPGEEGEFAMIPPLETGGNMDCRYLIAGSTLYLPVRTKGALFSCGDGHTIQGDGEVCGTAIETSLTATLRFTVCKNQPWVTAPQFQTPPLKEILSEEELSQDKGEYAAMGVDADLREATRKATRNLINWLVSTKDLTREEAYMLASVTGHLKMVEVVDMPNYAVIMSIPLSIFV; this is encoded by the coding sequence ATGGGTCGTGGGGTATCTTGCGAAACCATCCACCGCCACCAACAGCATCTAAAGTGGTCAAAGGCAAACACACCCGTCTTGACAATTGACTCTGGCGATACAGTCACGTTCGACGCCCTTGATGGCAGCAACGGGCAGATCAACAAATCTTCCACTGTGGACGCCTTGGACACTTTCGATGTCAACCTGGCCGACCCAGCCTTTGGACCTATCTACGTTAACGGTGCAGAACCAGGAGATGCGCTAAAAGTGGAAATTCTAAATCTTGAGCTGGGAGACTGGGGGTGGACAGCGATCATGCCGGGCTTTGGATTGCTGGAGGACGAATTCCTCAATCCGGCTCTTAAGATATGGGATATTGATCCAAACCTGCCTTACGTGAAGTTCAAAGACGGAATACATATTCGCAAACAGCCGTTTTTGGGCGTGATGGGCGTGGCTCCCGGCGAGGAAGGAGAGTTTGCGATGATTCCACCACTAGAGACAGGTGGGAATATGGACTGTCGGTACTTAATTGCTGGATCGACGCTATATCTCCCTGTGCGGACTAAGGGAGCGTTGTTCAGCTGTGGCGATGGCCATACGATCCAAGGCGATGGGGAAGTATGTGGGACAGCGATTGAGACATCACTAACAGCAACGTTACGTTTTACCGTATGCAAGAATCAGCCGTGGGTGACTGCACCGCAGTTCCAGACTCCTCCGTTAAAAGAGATTTTAAGCGAGGAGGAGTTGAGTCAGGATAAAGGGGAATATGCCGCCATGGGGGTTGACGCCGACCTTCGTGAAGCTACGAGAAAAGCCACGCGAAACTTGATTAATTGGCTGGTCTCAACGAAGGATCTCACGCGCGAGGAAGCGTATATGCTCGCTAGTGTGACTGGACATCTTAAGATGGTTGAAGTTGTGGATATGCCAAATTACGCTGTTATTATGAGCATACCTCTGAGCATCTTCGTCTGA
- a CDS encoding uncharacterized protein (EggNog:ENOG410Q5K0~TransMembrane:1 (o173-198i)) → MRYRLRRRQAPPPPLSLAPEEDESDDSDDSDDSDDSEDGIESDSDDSDDESSMELLSPTSTVPPEAASLISTTLRQSTLSRSCSTNTSGTCQAGTVLITLPDSTITAIVTGTESTALFVRPVEEITATPTPSRGELGAERTASTNSQSRPSQTAAPDTEPMGNMGASQAFSPALIGSLVATGLIVGIAGVVTVSLILLKRRNRVRISPPSQDFPDSTPPPVTQVDTGIPPGRDAENPFRDPPTAPARTYFM, encoded by the exons ATGCGATATAGGCTtagaagaagacaagcaCCTCCTCCACCACTATCTCTTGCACCAGAAGAGGACGAGAGTGACGATAGTGACGATAGTGACGATAGTGATGACAGTGAGGATGGAATTGAGAGTGATAGTGATGACAGCGACGATGAGAGCTCCATGGAGCTTCTGTCGCCGACATCTACCGTCCCACCGGAAGCCGCGTCACTAATATCAACAACATTGCGCCAGAGCACATTATCCAGAAGCTGTTCGACAAATACGAGCGGGACGTGCCAAGCTGGAACAGTTCTCATCACTTTGCCTGACTCGACAATCACGGCCATAGTAACTGGTACAGAGTCAACAGCACTCTTTGTCCGTCCAGTCGAGGAGATAACGGCTACGCCTACCCCATCGCGAGGAGAATTAGGCGCGGAGAGGACTGCGTCAACAAACAGTCAGAGCAGACCGAGTCAAACAGCAGCTCCTGATACCGAGCCGATGGGCAACATGGGGGCATCGCAGGCATTTTCTCCTGCTTTAATTGGATCGCTAGTCGCAACTGGGCTTATTG TTGGCATAGCAGGTGTCGTCACCGTCAGCCTGATCTTACTAAAACGAAGAAATAGAGTCCGCATCAGCCCGCCGTCTCAA GACTTCCCCGATAGTACACCACCACCAGTAACGCAGGTGGATACAGGAATACCTCCCGGACGGGATGCTGAGAACCCCTTCCGGGATCCCCCCACAGCACCAGCCCGGACATATTTTATGTGA
- a CDS encoding uncharacterized protein (EggNog:ENOG410PIP3~COG:S) translates to MSSCRQGPDPNGYYNLGSYHRPVTTSSPDAQTWFDRGLIWSYAFNHEEAARCFDQAIAADPGCAMAYWGLAYSLGPNYNKPWEFFEGRELDTTVARTHRATAQAKANASSASAVERALVDALRFRYQQDHAAEDCSVWNRDYADAMRKVYKEFPDDLDVATLYADALMNLTPWQLWDLSTGEPAPDARTMEVKQALEQALAQDGGLAHPGLLHMYIHLMEMSNTPEIALPVADHLRGLVPDAGHLHHMPTHLDMLCGDYARAISSNSDAVRADEKFLARAGPLNFYSLYRSHDYHFLIYAAMFAGQSEVALGTVAQLEASLPEELLRVESPPMADWLESFLSVRVHVLIRFGRWQDILDLPLPTNQELYCFTTAMAHYAKGVALAATAKVEDAEKQRTLFRDAMQRVPASRTLFNNKCIDILEVAGAMLDGELEYRRGNIEIAFEHLRRSIHLDDALPYDEPWGWMQPTRHAYGALLLEQGHVEQAAAVYRADLGTDNTLPRARQHPKNVWALHGYHECLMRLGHEAEALAVKEELARATATADVPVRSSCFCRLNTMEG, encoded by the coding sequence ATGAGTAGCTGTCGCCAGGGACCAGATCCCAATGGATATTATAACCTCGGCTCTTACCACCGCCCAGTGACGACCTCCAGCCCTGACGCCCAGACCTGGTTCGATCGCGGTCTCATCTGGAGCTACGCATTCAATCACGAAGAGGCTGCCAGATGCTTTGACCAAGCTATTGCGGCTGATCCTGGCTGCGCAATGGCATACTGGGGTCTCGCATATTCTCTTGGCCCTAACTACAACAAACCATGGGAGTTCTTCGAAGGTCGGGAGCTCGACACAACCGTGGCTCGAACACATCGTGCAACCGCACAGGCTAAAGCCAATGCCTCCAGTGCATCAGCTGTGGAGCGGGCACTCGTTGACGCACTTCGGTTTCGATACCAGCAGGACCACGCAGCCGAGGATTGCTCAGTGTGGAACCGGGATTATGCCGATGCGATGAGAAAGGTGTACAAGGAGTTCCCGGATGACCTCGACGTCGCGACTCTCTACGCAGATGCGCTTATGAATTTGACGCCGTGGCAGCTATGGGATCTGTCTACTGGCGAACCTGCTCCGGATGCGCGGACTATGGAGGTGAAGCAAGCCCTTGAGCAGGCTTTAGCTCAGGATGGAGGCCTGGCACACCCGGGCCTCTTGCACATGTATATCCACCTTATGGAGATGTCCAATACACCCGAGATAGCTCTGCCTGTGGCTGATCACTTGCGTGGACTTGTCCCGGACGCCGGTCACCTTCACCACATGCCCACCCATCTCGACATGCTCTGTGGCGACTACGCGCGTGCCATAAGCTCAAACTCAGACGCAGTTCGTGCGGATGAGAAATTTTTAGCACGAGCTGGCCCATTGAACTTTTACTCACTCTATAGGTCGCACGACTACCATTTTCTTATCTACGCTGCAATGTTCGCAGGACAGTCCGAAGTTGCCCTTGGCACCGTCGCACAACTGGAAGCCTCCCTCCCGGAGGAGTTACTCCGTGTCGAGTCCCCGCCTATGGCTGACTGGTTGGAAAGTTTCTTGAGCGTACGTGTGCATGTTCTCATCCGTTTCGGGCGGTGGCAGGATATTCTTGATCTACCACTTCCAACAAACCAAGAACTCTACTGCTTCACTACCGCGATGGCGCACTATGCAAAAGGCGTGGCACTGGCTGCGACTGCGAAAGTCGAAGACGCGGAAAAGCAACGTACCTTGTTTCGCGACGCAATGCAGCGGGTCCCCGCCTCTCGCACGCTGTTTAACAATAAGTGTATCGACATCCTTGAGGTAGCCGGTGCAATGTTGGACGGTGAACTCGAGTACCGTCGCGGAAATATCGAGATTGCGTTCGAGCACTTGCGACGCTCTATTCATCTGGACGATGCACTTCCTTACGACGAACCTTGGGGCTGGATGCAACCAACCCGACATGCCTATGGTGCACTTTTGCTCGAGCAGGGCCATGTCGAACAGGCTGCCGCCGTGTATCGTGCAGACCTTGGCACTGACAACACCCTCCCACGAGCCCGACAGCATCCAAAAAACGTATGGGCTTTACATGGGTACCACGAATGCTTGATGAGGCTTGGGCATGAGGCCGAAGCCCTAGCGGTCAAGGAAGAGCTGGCCCGAGCGACTGCAACAGCAGATGTCCCAGTACGGTCGTCTTGTTTTTGCCGCCTAAACACAATGGAGGGTTGA
- a CDS encoding uncharacterized protein (EggNog:ENOG410PP4G~COG:S) produces the protein MSNLLNRKPATTGPPVILETSYTSKEVPIPDTFLTTPPPDAEPITANIIDFSSSSLPEYKDYYAVILDNVLSQSECAQLLSLAEQSVETGEPWKPALVSVGPGREALMTTYRNSDRIIWDNDVITSRLLERCFQADGIRKRLSVIAGEQYRGILGAWALESAQSWQVVKLNERMRFLRYTNGQFFKAHCDAPYTTGNQCTFYTLQLYLSDGKEDERKRLVGGATTFWSRDERRRLDVHPKPGRVLIFQHRGLYHSGDQVLQGVKYTMRSDILYKPETQGK, from the exons ATGAGCAACCTTCTCAATAGAAAGCCGGCGACTACCGGCCCGCCGGTCATCTTGGAGACAAGTTACACTTCCAAAGAGGTCCCCATCCCGGATACGTTCCTCACCACTCCGCCGCCAGATGCCGAACCAATCACCGCGAATATTATCGATTTCTCTTCGTCTTCGTTGCCCGAATATAAAGACTATTATGCGGTTATTCTCGACAATGTCCTTAGTCAGTCAGAATGCGCCCAGTTGCTTTCCCTAGCGGAGCAGAGCGTAGAGACTGGTGAGCCCTGGAAACCTGCACTTGTCAGTGTTGGCCCAGGGCGCGAAGCATTAATGACAACCTACCGCAACTCGGACCGAATAATTTGGGATAATGACGTGATTACATCTCGTCTCTTGGAGAGGTGTTTCCAGGCCGATGGAATCAGGAAGCGGTTAAGTGTCATCGCCGGAGAGCAATATAGGGGCATCTTGGGAGCCTGGGCACTAGAGAGCGCACAGAGCTGGCAGGTTGTGAAGCTGAATGAGCGCATGCGATTCTTACGCTATACCAATGGGCAGTTTTTTAAAG CTCATTGCGATGCACCCTACACCACGGGAAACCAATGCACGTTTTACACTTTACAGTTATACCTCAGCGACGGCAAGGAGGATGAAAGGAAGCGGCTTGTCGGAGGGGCAACTACATTTTGGTCTAGAGATGAGCGGAGGCGACTGGATGTCCACCCAAAACCAGGCAGAGTGCTGATATTTCAGCATCGTGGCCTATACCACTCTGGGGATCAGGTTTTGCAAGGTGTGAAGTATACCATGAGGTCGGACATCTTGTATAAACCGGAAACACAGGGGAAATAG
- a CDS encoding uncharacterized protein (EggNog:ENOG410PUU0~COG:E~TransMembrane:12 (i48-65o85-109i130-163o175-195i202-223o243-262i283-305o336-358i386-406o412-435i456-475o487-506i)): MRDGPVIEQGVDPKIDHIHLSLSTVDDATHRDRNDMARMGKSQQFKRNFRFMSTLGFTCTLMATWESVLLTSNLGLVNGGQAGMVYIYIGTFVGFLFSVISMAEIASLSPTSGGQYHWVSEYASPRYQKFLSYITGWLSVLGWQGGFASITFLCGTLVQGFIALNNPTSYTPERWHGTLLTFAIALFATFINTYAASQLPSLEGLILILHIFGFFATMIPLWVMAERVDAKTVFTEFSNISEWPSTGLAVLVGQIAPIFSFLGPDGATHIAEEIKDASKIVPWCMVATALINGTLGFVILITYLFTMGDLDTVLHPASGFSFISAFNNALGSAKGATALASLILVLEICSAISILATCSRQAFAFARDNALPFSSFFANVNPKSKIPVNAVMFTTTVTLLLSLINIGSTEAFNAIASLTVGSLYLSYILSIGAFIARRLRPEPLPRARFSLGKFGLPINIFAFFYLCFAIVFTFFPGQRHVTLQNMNWSVLVWGVVVVFAIVQYMVHGRKVYEGPVAYVQKAQ; encoded by the exons ATGAGAGACGGACCAGTCATCGAACAAGGGGTTGACCCCAAAATTGACCATATCCACCTAAGTCTAAGCACGGTGGACGATGCTACTCATCGAGATCGAAATGACATGGCACGAATGGGGAAGTCCCAACAATTCAAG AGGAATTTTCGTTTCATGTCGACACTCGGGTTTACTTGTACACTGATGGCAACTTGGGAGTCTGTTCTACT CACTTCAAATTTGGGCCTGGTGAATGGCGGTCAAGCGGGGATGGTGTACATCTATATCGGGACATTTGTCGGCTTCCTTTTCTCGGTGATTTCAATGGCCGAGATTGCATCACT CTCTCCTACATCTGGCGGTCAATATCATTGGGTAAGCGAGTACGCAAGCCCTAGATATCAAAAGTTCTTAAGTTATATCACAG GGTGGCTCTCCGTACTAGGGTGGCAAGGTGGATTTGCTAGTATCACCTTCCTCTGTGGCACTCTAGTCCAGGGGTTTATTGCATTGAACAACCCAACTTCCTATACTCCTGAGAGATGGCATGGCACTCTCCTGACTTTCGCAATTGCACTGTTTGCCACTTTCATCAATACCTATGCTGCAAGTCAGCTACCCAGTCTTGAGGGCTTAATTCTCATTCTCCATATCTTTGGCTTCTTTGCTACAATGATCCCTCTCTGGGTAATGGCTGAGAGGGTGGATGCCAAAACCGTTTTTACTGAATTCAGCAATATCAGCGAGTGGCCAAGTACTGGCTTGGCCGTTTTAGTAGGGCAGATTGCTCCAATATTCTCATTCTTGG GGCCTGACGGTGCTACGCATATCG CTGAGGAGATTAAAGACGCTTCAAAGATCGTCCCTTGGTGTATGGTTGCGACTGCCCTCATCAATGGCACTCTTGGTTTTGTGATCCTCATTACATATCTCTTCACGATGGGTGATCTAGACACAGTTCTTCACCCAGCAAGCGGCTTTTCTTTCATATCTGCATTCAACAACGCCCTGGGTAGCGCAAAGGGAGCTACAGCCCTTGCTTCGCTTATCCTTGTCCTCGAAATCTGCAGCGCCATTAGTATTTTAGCAACCTGTTCTCGGCAGGCATTTGCGTTTGCCCGCGATAACGCTCTACCTTTTTCCAGTTTTTTCGCCAACGTCAACCCCAAGTCCAAGATTCCCGTCAATGCGGTGATGTTCACCACCACTGTCACCCTTCTTTTATCGCTAATTAATATTGGCTCAACGGAAGCATTCAACGCCATTGCCTCTCTAACCGTAGGATCTCTCTATCTCTCATATATTTTATCCATTGGAGCCTTCATCGCTCGCCGCCTGCGACCCGAGCCGCTGCCCCGAGCACGGTTCAGCCTCGGAAAATTCGGACTACCGATAAATATATTCGCGTTCTTCTATCTGTGCTTTGCGATCGTCTTCACTTTTTTCCCGGGTCAGCGCCATGTCACTCTCCAAAATATGAACTGGTCGGTTTTGGTCTGGGGGGTTGTGGTTGTCTTTGCCATTGTCCAGTACATGGTCCACGGCAGGAAAGTATACGAGGGCCCCGTTGCATATGTTCAAAAGGCACAGTAA
- a CDS encoding uncharacterized protein (EggNog:ENOG410PY43~COG:S~TransMembrane:6 (o16-38i50-68o99-117i129-149o169-190i202-226o)): MARGPYHISDDEHGPYVVVFAALLMTYTILCFIARLVMRFTINGPLGADDWTVAAGSIIAVIQSALKISEARHGLGKRTDTVGLDDIEAIGKLSFAGDILYIAGMALSRAASFLLIARLTRQTHHARAAYVGVLITGVLGFVSMFVLGLRCNFAPWRIVPKCSETTTRWYIIEGLGTFVELIAAWIPIYLVWSLRMRLKAKFVVLFAFSFRLPVFVIIAFRIYYLWRESVRNDPLFYGADSSVFLEAALHYGLMAATIPCLKPFVKAFNTGWFDTRGVDTSLHSDGYALSNLNRTKYSANAEIVSGSDEIDNLESIPRGRLRQRGSDTPSSAGSDIMIIRRTKAWNVSYENDDAAVLK, from the exons ATGGCGAGGGGACCGTATCATATCAGCGATGACGAGCATGGCCCATACGTCGTTGTTTTCGCAGCCCTTCTTATGACTTATACGATTCTGTGCTTTATCGCGAGGCTCGTAATGCGCTTCACCATAAATGGGCCTCTAGGGGCGGATGACTGGACCGTTGCTGCTGGATCG ATCATTGCTGTCATCCAATCTGCGCTGAAAATATCGGAAGCGAGGCATGGACTTGGGAAGCGAACGGATACTGTAGGCCTAGATGATatagaggccataggaaaG CTGAGCTTTGCAGGGGACATATTATATATCGCCGGAATGGCTTTGTCTCGAGCGGCGTCCTTTTTGCTTATTGCACGACTCACCCGTCAGACACACCATGCACGAGCTGCGTATGTCGGGGTGTTAATAACAGGAGTACTGGGCTTTGTATCAATGTTTGTTCTCGGTCTGCGATGCAATTTCGCACCATGGAGGATTGTCCCGAAATGCTCTGAAACG ACTACTCGCTGGTATATCATCGAGGGTTTGGGAACTTTCGTGGAGCTTATTGCAGCTTGGATCCCTATATATCTGGTGTGGAGTTTGAGAATGAGACTGAAGGCGAAATTTGTCGTCCTTTTCGCATTCTCGTTCCGTCTCCC CGTTTTCGTCATCATTGCCTTCAGAATATATTATCTGTGGCGGGAATCCGTGCGTAACGATCCTCTGTTCTATGGGGCCGACTCCTCGGTCTTCTTAGAAGCTGCGCTGCACTATGGACTGATGGCAGCAACGATTCCCTGCTTAAAACCATTCGTCAAAGCCTTCAACACCGGTTGGTTCGACACAAGAGGAGTGGATACCTCGCTTCATAGTGACGGATATGCTCTCTCGAACCTAAACAGAACGAAGTACTCCGCAAATGCGGAAATAGTAAGTGGCAGTGACGAAATCGACAATTTGGAGAGTATACCACGAGGGCGTCTACGTCAACGGGGATCAGACACCCCATCGTCGGCGGGATCGGATATAATGATTATTCGTCGTACAAAGGCATGGAATGTTTCGTACGAGAATGACGATGCTGCTGTGTTAAAATAA
- a CDS encoding uncharacterized protein (EggNog:ENOG410PX50): MSRQVVDSLTRLQNWVFAALSRVAKIATGEGIAGTRAARTRSGNNDTSIGGRLDHGETYEKDGKRYKRYKFQINKNADNPTLRQFANQDSHRVWAQADLEIGTIPDKEAVEKLFDDMQSGLEHE; encoded by the coding sequence ATGAGCCGTCAAGTAGTTGACTCCCTCACAAGGCTCCAGAACTGGGTGTTTGCCGCTCTTTCCCGGGTGGCCAAGATTGCGACAGGAGAGGGCATTGCCGGCACCCGAGCGGCCCGTACGCGAAGCGGCAATAACGATACAAGCATCGGCGGCCGTCTTGACCATGGCGAGACCTACGAGAAGGACGGAAAACGATATAAGCGATATAAATTCCAGATAAACAAAAACGCCGACAATCCAACTCTGAGACAATTTGCAAACCAAGACAGCCACCgtgtttgggctcaggcgGACCTAGAAATAGGTACGATACCTGACAAAGAAGCCGTGGAAAAGCTATTCGATGATATGCAGTCGGGCCTAGAGCACGAGTAG
- a CDS encoding uncharacterized protein (EggNog:ENOG410PKGE~COG:S), translated as MAQRYIHFDVEELARVGAAAVGAKSCLNIKKYPDGMYNKAFLLTMGNDMQAVAKIPNPNAGLPHLTTSSEVATMEFVRSVCKTPVPKVYSWNSRPNSVGAEYIIMEKVPGVPLDSVWPNMEIGDRLAVVKNIARYQEAWMSVSFNHFGGLYFAQDLDGFRHQSMSYEKGGVTLLDGRFAIGPSTARENVDNGRSTIQFDCGPWSTVVEYLTAIGRREIACVKALPNLPKSPIALYGPGTYQPTRARKLKALESYLTMIKYLCPVDQSITSSCLWHSDLHVENIFVDSKSPTEIVGIIDWQSTELAPLFNHARQPHLLDYDGPQLHNLKRPSLPENLPRLDIEAQREAKALYYKQALCSLYRTFVYKTNPRLYRVLEYRESPSFDLLLLARNLLIDGEATYLARIVELEGTWTDLPGVATSEGKDHQYPFSFSNEEKAEIERDLNGSSLGMQAMQSIKDSLGDLFPEKGIVRPEQYEKAKDALCQAKEFIIREFARNQNEEKAWEEEWPFSS; from the exons ATGGCGCAGCGATACATCCACTTTGACGTTGAGGAGTTAGCTCGTGTCGGGGCGGCGGCTGTTGGTGCCAAATCTTGCCTCAACATCAAGAAGTACCCTGATGGCATGTACAATAAAGCCTTTCTGCTTACTATGGGCAATGACATGCAAGCTGTGGCGAAGATTCCCAATCCTAATGCTGGGCTTCCTCACCTTACTACTTCCAGTGAAGTAGCGACGATGGAATTT GTGCGAAGCGTATGCAAAACTCCTGTTCCCAAAGTATATTCATGGAACTCGAGACCAAACTCCGTGGGTGCGGAGTATATCATTATGGAGAAAGTTCCAGGCGTGCCGCTAGATTCAGTCTGGCCTAACATGGAAATTGGGGACCGCCTCGCGGTAGTAAAAAATATTGCTCGGTACCAAGAAGCGTGGATGTCTGTTTCGTTCAATCACTTTGGTGGTCTGTACTTTGCACAAGACCTCGACGGATTTAGACATCAAAGCATGTCTTACGAGAAAGGAGGGGTCACACTATTGGATGGAAGGTTTGCCATCGGGCCATCCACAGCCAGAGAGAATGTTGATAATGGGAGGAGTACCATTCAATTTGACTGTGGACCGT GGTCGACAGTGGTAGAGTACCTTACAGCCATAGGCCGCCGAGAGATCGCCTGTGTGAAAGCGCTTCCAAATTTGCCCAAATCGCCAATTGCACTGTATGGGCCAGGGACATACCAGCCCACAAGAGCAAGGAAGCTCAAAGCTCTAGAGAGCTATCTCACCATGATCAAATATCTGTGTCCAGTTGATCAATCTATAACATCATCATGTCTCTGGCACAGTGATCTCCACGTGGAAAACATCTTTGTGGACTCTAAATCCCCCACAGAAATTGTCGGAATCATTGACTGGCAATCCACTGAGCTAGCTCCATTATTTAATCATGCACGCCAGCCTCACCTTCTGGATTACGACGGCCCCCAACTTCACAATCTCAAAAGGCCTAGCTTGCCCGAAAATTTACCCAGGCTGGACATTGAAGCCCAAAGGGAAGCCAAAGCTCTATACTACAAGCAAGCCTTATGTTCGTTATACAGAACATTTGTCTATAAAACAAATCCACGGCTATACCGCGTGCTAGAATACAGAGAAAGCCCTAGCTTTGACCTACTGCTCCTTGCTCGAAACCTTCTGATCGACGGCGAAGCAACCTACCTCGCTCGGATTGTTGAACTGGAGGGCACATGGACAGACCTTCCTGGTGTTGCAACCTCAGAAGGCAAAGATCATCAGTACCCATTCTCGTTTTCTAatgaagaaaaagcagagaTTGAAAGAGACCTGAATGGATCATCACTCGGTATGCAAGCAATGCAGAGCATCAAGGACAGCCTTGGGGATTTGTTTCCGGAGAAAGGGATTGTTAGACCAGAGCAGTATGAGAAGGCTAAGGATGCTCTGTGTCAGGCCAAGGAATTCATCATAAGAGAATTCGCCCGAAACCAAAATGAAGAGAAGGCGTGGGAGGAAGAATGGCCATTCAGTAGTTGA